In Penaeus vannamei isolate JL-2024 chromosome 15, ASM4276789v1, whole genome shotgun sequence, the following are encoded in one genomic region:
- the LOC138864165 gene encoding titin-like yields MLHPEKAHVAPEKGPCCTRKRPMLHPEKAHVAPGKGPCCTRKRPMLHPKKAHVAPGKGPCCTRKRPMLHPEKAHVAPGKGPCCTRKRPMLHPEKAHVAPEKGPCCTRKRPMLHPKKAHVAPGKDPCCTRKRPMLHPKKAHVAPKKGPCCTRKRPMLHPKKAHVAPEKGPCCTQKRPMLHPKKAHVAPEKGPCCTRKRPMLHPKKVHVAPKKGPCLREKGYVAPEKDPCCTRKKARGNEKRPMLHPKKAHICTQKKAHVAPKKGPCCTQKKAHVALEKGPCCTRKRRMLHPKKGPCCTRKNCHVLAGKKAHVAPEKGNTCCTRKRPMFFFRKRPMLHPKKAHVAPEKGPRCTRKRPMLHPKKTHVAPEKGPCCTQKRPMLHPKKVHVAPKKGPCCTRKSPCCARKRPMLHPEKAHVATKKGPCCTRKRPMLHPKKTHVAPEKGPCCTRNRPMLHSQQARSCSQAFETSMEELCISEGTPITGAYLLHLAATEIVEGCQNYVTAPLFTALSWKYGLVAISARPPIGQVRGHRGRNPD; encoded by the coding sequence ATGTTGCACCCGGAAAAGGCCCATGTTGCACCCGAAAAAGGCCCATGTTGCACCCGGAAAAGGCCCATGTTGCACCCGGAAAAGGCCCATGTTGCACCCGGAAAAGGCCCATGTTGCACCCGAAAAAGGCCCATGTTGCACCCAAAAAAGGCCCATGTTGCACCCGGAAAAGGCCCATGTTGCACCCGGAAAAGGCCCATGTTGCACCCGGAAAAGGCCCATGTTGCACCCGGAAAAGGCCCATGTTGCACCCGGAAAAGGCCCATGTTGCACCCGGAAAAGGCCCATGTTGCACCCGAAAAAGGCCCATGTTGCACCCGGAAAAGGCCCATGTTGCACCCAAAAAAGGCCCATGTTGCACCCGGAAAAGACCCATGTTGCACCCGAAAAAGGCCCATGTTGCACCCGAAAAAGGCCCATGTTGCACCCAAAAAAGGCCCATGTTGCACCCGAAAAAGGCCCATGTTGCACCCAAAAAAGGCCCATGTTGCACCCGAAAAAGGCCCATGTTGCACCCAAAAAAGGCCCATGTTGCACCCGAAAAAGGCCCATGTTGCACCCGAAAAAGGTCCATGTTGCACCCGAAAAAGGCCCATGTTGCACCCGAAAAAGGTCCATGTTGCACCCAAAAAAGGCCCATGTTTGCGCGAAAAAGGCTATGTTGCACCCGAAAAAGACCCATGTTGCACCCGAAAAAAGGCTCGTGGCAACGAAAAAAGGCCCATGTTACACCCGAAAAAGGCCCATATTTGCACCCAAAAAAAGGCCCATGTTGCACCCAAAAAAGGCCCGTGTTGCACCCAAAAGAAGGCCCATGTTGCACTTGAAAAAGGCCCATGTTGCACCCGAAAAAGGCGTATGTTGCACCCGAAAAAAGGTCCATGTTGCACCCGAAAGAATTGCCATGTTCTTGCCGGAAAAAAGGCCCATGTTGCACCCGAAAAAGGAAATACATGTTGCACCCGAAAAAGGCCCATGTTCTTTTTCCGGAAAAGGCCCATGTTGCACCCAAAAAAGGCCCATGTTGCACCCGAAAAAGGTCCACGTTGCACCCGGAAAAGGCCCATGTTGCACCCGAAAAAGACCCATGTTGCACCCGAAAAAGGCCCATGTTGCACCCAAAAAAGGCCCATGTTGCACCCGAAAAAGGTCCATGTTGCACCCAAAAAAGGCCCATGTTGCACCCGAAAAAGCCCATGTTGCGCCCGGAAAAGGCCCATGTTGCACCCGGAAAAGGCCCATGTTGCAACCAAAAAAGGCCCATGTTGCACCAGAAAAAGGCCCATGTTGCACCCGAAAAAGACCCATGTTGCACCCGAAAAAGGCCCATGTTGCACCCGAAATAGACCCATGTTGCACTCAcagcaggcaaggtcatgctcgCAGGCTTTTGAAACCAGCATGGAGGAGTTATGTATTTCGGAAGGTACTCCAATTACAGGAGCTTACTTACTACACTTGGCGGCTACGGAAATTGTGGAAGGCTGTCAAAACTACGTGACAGCGCCCCTGTTCACAGCTCTCTCATGGAAGTACGGTCTTGTggctatat